One window of Hylemonella gracilis genomic DNA carries:
- a CDS encoding O-antigen ligase family protein — protein MVGTSWVALFAFITVWAHAETRSGIRSIFLHAKQPDLRWIAWPFLLWGLMSGLFFLSSPVPLEKAYIYNYWQYVLILVLSVLVLATVTHASPNSLLWGLVVAALLATWHGVHDTAIQGLARAGELSGSPIRFGNWSMIAAMLLILFSALSTQMRARWRVCLLALAMLAMFASMASGSRSSLLPLPLLIGLLLTFRKDRFHRWMLVLGLVGTILSGVLLLNSHTLQQKLRLTEMVYDIQQVKKENFDTSIGARFGMWEAAWQMFLRHPFIGIGITEYQPELKRMIVQGDIPAFHPWSHAHSDILHTMATRGSVGLLAYLGIILGPLVFFIRCLRHAISIGDAHQRAHAAAGILTIGSVFAFGLVSVVIYKSAFNGMTYALLVCVLAAQLVMARRAEVAQPMR, from the coding sequence ATGGTTGGCACATCCTGGGTTGCCTTGTTTGCTTTCATCACCGTGTGGGCCCATGCGGAAACACGATCCGGCATACGCTCTATCTTCTTGCACGCCAAGCAACCAGATTTGCGTTGGATTGCCTGGCCATTTCTGCTTTGGGGGCTGATGTCGGGATTGTTCTTCCTAAGTTCTCCCGTGCCTTTGGAGAAGGCCTATATCTACAACTACTGGCAGTACGTTTTAATTTTGGTTTTGAGCGTGCTCGTTCTAGCAACTGTCACCCATGCAAGTCCCAATAGCCTGCTTTGGGGGCTTGTTGTCGCAGCATTGCTTGCCACTTGGCATGGTGTACATGACACCGCCATCCAGGGACTGGCACGCGCGGGTGAACTCAGCGGCTCTCCGATTCGCTTCGGCAATTGGAGCATGATAGCTGCCATGCTCTTGATTCTTTTCAGTGCACTGTCCACGCAAATGCGCGCTCGATGGCGTGTCTGTCTGCTCGCACTTGCCATGCTGGCAATGTTTGCCAGCATGGCATCGGGCTCGCGCTCGTCCTTGTTGCCACTGCCACTACTTATTGGCTTACTGCTGACATTTCGCAAAGACCGCTTTCACCGCTGGATGCTGGTTCTCGGACTGGTGGGGACAATACTCAGTGGCGTACTCTTGTTGAACTCTCATACCTTGCAGCAAAAGTTACGTTTAACTGAAATGGTATATGACATCCAGCAGGTCAAAAAGGAAAATTTCGATACTTCGATTGGTGCACGCTTCGGCATGTGGGAAGCGGCTTGGCAGATGTTCTTACGACATCCGTTCATAGGTATAGGAATTACCGAGTACCAACCCGAACTCAAACGCATGATCGTTCAGGGTGACATCCCGGCTTTCCATCCATGGAGCCATGCTCATTCAGACATCTTGCACACGATGGCCACACGCGGGAGCGTAGGATTGCTGGCTTATCTCGGGATAATTCTCGGACCATTGGTTTTCTTCATCCGTTGCTTGCGGCATGCAATTTCGATCGGAGACGCTCATCAGCGCGCCCACGCAGCAGCTGGAATACTGACGATTGGCTCCGTGTTTGCGTTTGGACTTGTCAGCGTGGTGATATACAAGTCTGCGTTCAATGGCATGACTTACGCCCTGCTCGTCTGCGTCCTGGCGGCGCAATTGGTCATGGCGAGACGGGCCGAAGTGGCCCAGCCTATGCGTTAG